A section of the Gottschalkia purinilytica genome encodes:
- a CDS encoding MATE family efflux transporter — protein MLNLTRILKDKDFYRTMLSIALPVTLQNLISSSLNMIDTFMITGLGEASIAAVGQANQVFFLFSILLFGINSGASIFIAQFWGKRDASNIRRVLGLGIIIGSIVGLIFTIAALVFPRTIMRILINDPEVIELGVKYLRVVCISYIFTSITFAYSGACRSVRQARLPMVVSGLSIIVNTVLNYCLIFGKFGFPQLGVSGAALATVIARVVEALTIIFIIYRDGSRNVLAAKIKEMTDISIGFVKKFLKTISPVILNEGLWSLGLVMYSIAYAKIGKEATAAVQIATTIQNIFMVLSLGLAGACATMIGNKIGANEEEEGISYAKKFCIIGIITGTILGILLYVSAPFILKLFSNISPELFETAKKIIRVIAFYIPSKLYTSILVVGIFRGGGDTKYSMILEAGCVWIVGVPLAFLGALVLKLPVHWVVALAYSEEAVKTILGTPRALSNKWIKNLVDDI, from the coding sequence GTGCTTAATTTGACTAGAATATTAAAAGATAAAGATTTTTATAGAACTATGTTATCTATAGCTTTACCAGTTACATTACAAAACTTAATATCATCTTCTCTTAATATGATTGATACTTTTATGATTACTGGTTTAGGAGAAGCGAGTATAGCAGCTGTAGGACAAGCAAACCAAGTATTCTTCTTATTCTCTATACTTCTTTTTGGAATAAATAGTGGAGCATCTATATTTATAGCTCAATTTTGGGGAAAAAGAGATGCTTCTAATATAAGAAGAGTATTGGGATTAGGAATTATAATAGGTAGTATAGTAGGACTCATATTTACAATAGCAGCTTTAGTATTTCCAAGGACTATAATGAGAATACTCATAAATGATCCAGAAGTTATAGAGCTTGGAGTTAAGTATCTAAGAGTAGTATGTATAAGCTATATTTTTACTTCTATAACATTTGCTTATAGTGGTGCATGTAGGAGTGTAAGACAAGCAAGATTACCTATGGTAGTAAGTGGATTATCTATAATAGTTAATACTGTATTAAACTATTGTTTAATATTTGGTAAATTTGGTTTTCCACAATTAGGAGTGAGTGGAGCAGCATTAGCTACAGTTATAGCTAGAGTAGTAGAAGCATTGACTATCATATTTATTATTTATCGTGATGGAAGTAGGAATGTACTAGCAGCTAAAATAAAAGAAATGACAGATATATCTATTGGATTTGTAAAGAAATTTTTAAAGACTATATCTCCAGTTATATTGAATGAAGGATTGTGGTCATTAGGACTAGTTATGTATTCAATAGCCTATGCAAAAATAGGTAAAGAAGCTACTGCTGCAGTCCAAATAGCAACTACTATACAAAATATTTTTATGGTTTTATCATTGGGGTTAGCAGGGGCATGTGCTACAATGATTGGAAATAAGATAGGAGCTAATGAAGAAGAAGAAGGAATAAGTTATGCTAAAAAGTTTTGTATTATAGGAATTATTACTGGGACTATATTAGGAATACTATTATATGTTTCAGCTCCATTTATTTTGAAATTGTTTAGCAACATATCTCCAGAACTTTTTGAAACAGCTAAAAAAATAATAAGAGTAATTGCTTTCTATATTCCATCTAAGTTATACACAAGTATACTAGTAGTAGGTATATTTAGAGGTGGTGGAGATACTAAATACTCTATGATTTTAGAAGCTGGTTGCGTATGGATAGTAGGGGTACCACTTGCTTTTCTAGGAGCACTAGTATTAAAACTACCAGTTCACTGGGTTGTTGCGCTAGCATACTCAGAAGAAGCAGTAAAAACTATTCTAGGAACACCTAGAGCTTTATCTAACAAATGGATTAAAAATCTAGTAGATGATATATAA
- the eutH gene encoding ethanolamine utilization protein EutH gives MEQVILGIILLFSILGAMDKIYGNKFGLGAKFEEGFMSMGNLALAIIGIYSLSPVIANVLSYAIGPLFKNIGIDSSILSASILACDMGGYISSMKLAQSKEIGLFSGVILSSMLGTTVIFTIPVGVGIIKKEDHSYFAKGILAGIITIPLGSIVGGYLLGISFKSLILNALPVIMISVLLAIGLTKYPEKIINLFSILSRGVTAISMFGLVLSMIDVITGIKILKGMGSFTEGLKVVGSVVIVLSGAYPMIYFVSRFFGNTISKLGRRIGIGEKAIMGLMVSLANNIPMFFMFKEMNSREKVLCSAFIVSGAFTFGGQLGFISGVEKTAIVPFIIAKLAGGLSALILAFILTRHDEVCVSEKGSNKLLS, from the coding sequence ATGGAACAAGTAATATTAGGCATAATACTTTTATTTTCTATATTAGGAGCTATGGATAAAATATATGGGAATAAGTTTGGATTAGGTGCAAAATTTGAAGAGGGATTTATGTCCATGGGAAATTTAGCGTTGGCTATTATAGGAATATATTCTCTGTCTCCAGTCATTGCTAATGTTTTATCCTATGCTATAGGGCCATTATTTAAAAATATAGGAATAGATTCTTCTATTTTATCAGCATCCATATTAGCTTGCGATATGGGAGGATATATTTCTTCTATGAAATTAGCTCAGTCTAAAGAAATAGGACTATTTTCAGGAGTTATATTGTCTTCTATGTTAGGTACTACGGTGATATTTACTATTCCTGTAGGTGTTGGAATTATAAAAAAAGAAGATCATTCTTATTTTGCAAAGGGAATATTAGCTGGAATAATAACTATACCGTTAGGAAGTATCGTTGGGGGATACTTGTTAGGAATATCTTTTAAAAGTCTTATTTTAAATGCTTTACCAGTTATTATGATTTCTGTTTTACTAGCTATTGGGCTTACTAAGTATCCTGAAAAAATAATAAATTTATTTAGTATTTTAAGTAGAGGAGTAACTGCTATTAGTATGTTCGGATTAGTATTAAGTATGATTGACGTAATTACTGGAATTAAGATATTAAAAGGAATGGGATCTTTTACAGAAGGACTTAAAGTAGTTGGTAGTGTAGTGATAGTTTTGTCAGGAGCCTATCCTATGATATACTTTGTTAGTAGGTTCTTTGGTAATACAATATCAAAATTGGGTAGAAGAATAGGTATAGGAGAAAAAGCTATAATGGGACTAATGGTATCTTTAGCTAATAATATACCTATGTTTTTTATGTTTAAAGAAATGAATAGCAGAGAAAAAGTTTTATGTAGTGCATTTATAGTGAGTGGAGCATTTACTTTTGGAGGACAATTAGGATTTATATCAGGAGTTGAAAAAACAGCTATAGTTCCATTTATAATCGCTAAATTAGCTGGGGGACTGAGTGCTTTGATTTTAGCTTTTATACTAACAAGACATGATGAAGTATGTGTTAGTGAAAAAGGAAGCAACAAGCTATTATCATAA